From Candidatus Cloacimonadota bacterium, one genomic window encodes:
- the rpsI gene encoding 30S ribosomal protein S9, with translation MQNFDSVGRRKVATARVRLTPGTGKRIINKVHMKKYLQRETLEMVVEQPLLTVGMSENFDVYVNVTGGGLSGQAGAIRHGISRALCEYDENLRPALKAHGFLTRDPRMVERKKSGRPKARKKFQFSKR, from the coding sequence ATGCAAAACTTTGATTCCGTAGGAAGAAGAAAAGTCGCCACCGCCAGGGTTCGTTTGACACCCGGTACCGGCAAGCGCATCATCAACAAAGTGCACATGAAGAAATATCTGCAACGCGAAACCTTGGAAATGGTTGTGGAGCAGCCTCTGCTGACCGTTGGAATGTCCGAGAATTTCGACGTGTACGTAAATGTAACCGGTGGTGGTCTCAGCGGCCAGGCCGGAGCCATACGTCATGGCATTTCCCGCGCTCTTTGTGAATACGATGAAAACTTGAGACCTGCACTCAAAGCCCACGGATTCCTGACTCGCGACCCCCGTATGGTGGAGCGGAAGAAATCCGGACGTCCGAAAGCCAGAAAGAAATTCCAGTTCTCAAAACGTTAA
- the rpsB gene encoding 30S ribosomal protein S2, translated as MSVVSMKQLLEAGVHFGHQTFKWNPKMKKYIFIKRNGIHIIDLKQTVDAINEAYQFMKEVASRQEYILFVGTKKQAQSSIREAAEKAGVFYVNQRWYGGMLTNMSTIRQSIEKMKYFEEIEADGTLNSYTKLEAQKMKRMHDKIEFSLGGIRDMDAKPGAIFVVDTEHEDIAIHEARILGIPIIAMVDTNCDPDLVDYVIPSNDDATRAIALIADIMANAVLEGRGAATEGQDISEVIAEEEVEAPETQSEGQEELVAEMAASEQ; from the coding sequence ATGTCCGTTGTATCTATGAAACAACTGTTGGAAGCCGGTGTTCACTTTGGCCACCAGACTTTCAAGTGGAATCCCAAGATGAAAAAGTACATTTTCATCAAACGCAATGGGATCCACATCATCGACCTCAAACAGACAGTCGATGCCATCAACGAAGCCTATCAGTTCATGAAAGAAGTGGCGAGCCGGCAGGAATATATCCTCTTTGTGGGAACCAAAAAGCAGGCTCAAAGCTCCATTCGCGAAGCTGCAGAAAAGGCAGGAGTTTTTTACGTAAATCAACGCTGGTATGGCGGTATGCTCACCAATATGTCCACCATCCGCCAGAGCATTGAAAAGATGAAATACTTCGAGGAAATAGAAGCTGACGGTACCCTCAACAGCTACACCAAGCTCGAAGCTCAGAAAATGAAACGTATGCACGACAAGATCGAGTTTTCCCTGGGCGGAATCCGCGATATGGACGCCAAACCGGGAGCGATCTTTGTAGTGGACACCGAGCATGAAGACATTGCAATCCACGAAGCACGCATATTGGGTATACCCATCATCGCCATGGTGGATACAAATTGCGATCCCGATCTGGTGGATTATGTAATCCCTTCAAACGACGACGCCACCCGTGCCATAGCTTTGATCGCCGACATCATGGCCAATGCCGTATTGGAAGGCCGCGGAGCCGCTACTGAAGGCCAAGATATCTCTGAAGTGATAGCCGAAGAAGAAGTAGAAGCCCCCGAAACTCAAAGCGAAGGACAAGAAGAACTGGTAGCCGAAATGGCTGCCTCAGAACAATAA
- the tsf gene encoding translation elongation factor Ts: MAEITATMVKELRERTGVGMMECRKALVETGGNMDDAIKYLRERGISKAEAKSLRETKEGIIYSYIHFNNKIGVLIELNCESDFVARTDEFKALAEEIAMQIAATNPLAITADAIPADIIEREKEIAKNKAINEGKKPEFMDKIIEGNIRKYCSEHALMEQGLISDEKRTVKDLLTDAVAKTGENIQLARFVRFSLGE; encoded by the coding sequence ATGGCAGAGATTACCGCAACCATGGTAAAAGAATTGCGCGAGAGAACCGGAGTAGGCATGATGGAGTGCCGTAAAGCTCTGGTGGAAACAGGTGGCAATATGGATGACGCCATCAAATATCTGCGCGAGCGCGGAATATCCAAAGCCGAGGCCAAAAGCCTGCGCGAGACCAAAGAAGGAATCATCTACTCGTACATCCATTTCAACAACAAGATTGGTGTATTGATCGAGCTGAATTGCGAATCCGACTTTGTGGCCAGAACCGACGAATTCAAAGCTTTGGCAGAAGAGATCGCCATGCAGATCGCTGCCACCAATCCATTGGCTATCACCGCTGATGCTATCCCTGCAGACATTATCGAACGCGAGAAAGAAATCGCCAAAAATAAAGCCATCAACGAAGGTAAGAAACCTGAATTCATGGACAAAATCATCGAAGGCAATATTCGTAAGTATTGTAGCGAACACGCTTTGATGGAACAAGGACTGATCAGCGACGAGAAGAGAACAGTGAAAGACCTGTTGACCGACGCTGTGGCCAAAACCGGCGAAAACATCCAATTAGCCCGCTTTGTTCGTTTCTCCCTGGGCGAGTAA
- the pyrH gene encoding UMP kinase, translating to MNSAFKPEKINRLMLKLSGEILAGPAGFGFDNKVCDKLTDELIEIKNEGYGIAVVLGGGNIFRGGSWKGESLNRVTLDNIGMLATIQNALFLCEILQAKGCAAEVFSSFVLDKIARHYSAAKVQEALAKGKICFVAGGTGNPYFTTDTAAVLRSIELKLDIVMKATKVDGLYSADPMKDPGAKFIREATFQTCLEKRLGVMDLTAFSLAADNNMPIKIFNITKTGNLKAALQDADTGTYIHP from the coding sequence ATGAACAGCGCTTTCAAACCCGAAAAAATCAACCGGCTGATGCTGAAGCTCAGCGGAGAAATCCTGGCCGGACCCGCCGGTTTCGGCTTCGATAACAAAGTGTGCGACAAGCTGACAGACGAATTGATCGAGATCAAAAACGAAGGATACGGGATTGCAGTTGTATTGGGCGGTGGAAACATCTTCCGAGGCGGTAGCTGGAAAGGCGAAAGCCTGAACCGGGTTACTCTGGACAACATCGGTATGCTCGCCACCATCCAAAACGCCCTCTTTCTCTGCGAAATATTGCAGGCAAAAGGCTGTGCCGCTGAAGTCTTCTCCAGCTTTGTATTGGACAAGATTGCCAGGCATTACAGCGCCGCAAAAGTGCAGGAAGCTCTCGCCAAAGGCAAAATCTGCTTTGTGGCCGGAGGTACCGGAAATCCGTATTTTACTACCGATACTGCCGCCGTTCTGCGCTCTATCGAACTGAAACTGGATATCGTAATGAAAGCTACCAAAGTGGATGGTCTTTACAGCGCAGATCCCATGAAAGATCCCGGAGCGAAGTTTATCCGCGAGGCTACTTTCCAAACCTGTCTGGAGAAGCGTCTCGGAGTAATGGATCTCACTGCCTTCTCCCTGGCCGCAGACAACAATATGCCCATCAAGATATTCAACATAACCAAAACGGGAAACCTGAAAGCTGCTCTCCAGGATGCCGACACCGGCACTTATATCCATCCCTAA
- the frr gene encoding ribosome recycling factor, which produces MQELKNNSTEKMQKSFDSLLHQYTKVRTGRASASILDDIRINYYGQPTPVKQLCNISIPEPRTIVVQPWDKTTLADIEKAILGANIGITPENDGNVIRLPFQPLTEEKRKDIVKNLKKISEETRVAIRNIRRDANDQAKKMKKDSEISEDDEKKLLKEVQDITDEWIKKIDEVEKAKEKEIMEV; this is translated from the coding sequence ATGCAAGAACTCAAAAACAACTCTACGGAAAAAATGCAGAAATCCTTTGATTCGCTGTTACACCAGTATACTAAAGTGCGTACCGGAAGGGCAAGTGCGTCCATCCTGGATGACATCCGGATAAACTATTATGGACAGCCCACTCCCGTGAAACAGCTCTGCAACATCTCCATTCCCGAGCCCCGCACCATCGTAGTGCAGCCCTGGGATAAAACCACTCTGGCAGACATCGAAAAAGCCATCCTGGGCGCCAATATCGGCATTACCCCAGAGAATGACGGCAATGTGATCCGCTTGCCCTTCCAGCCACTCACCGAGGAAAAACGCAAAGATATCGTGAAAAACCTGAAGAAAATCAGCGAGGAAACCCGCGTGGCAATCCGTAATATCCGTCGTGACGCCAATGATCAGGCCAAAAAAATGAAGAAAGACAGCGAGATCAGCGAAGACGACGAAAAGAAACTCCTCAAAGAAGTACAGGATATCACCGACGAGTGGATCAAAAAGATCGACGAAGTGGAAAAAGCCAAAGAAAAAGAAATAATGGAAGTGTAA
- a CDS encoding MFS transporter has product MQLSSTPTTVPSRRVKQEIIRKTFRYSVREGIFAQVYGNLAQIGSSFITKLMVMLGATPLQYSLLSALGQLSAIWQPLGVAFSHHTSQRKWPCVWITAVGRFLTLFLGLALLFKDQQQGIWFMLALLFFSAGFQAVGANIWIAWISDLIPLRIRGRFFSTRNQILLIIGLIFSYLISYHVDLFEHSSKAMRYKIMLGLDAFFVPQNQAIFLAFVYIFASIIGIIGLFFLSRQPERKRLHHNAKSLREIFREPFMDKDFRLLLVFGSLWMFATGVGSPFWGPFMLKNLQMGLFQVQMYNTLHMGSSLLAFSFWGRFIDRFGNKTAMKICVCLGGLNPVFWLFMSAQNYSLLWLEGVLSGFMWAGTGIVTTNFVLSIAPKRREQAYSGIYAAVTGIFMMSSTLASGVFYPNSLDLGFRTLDPEQVVFGVGALLRWAAIIPLMLVREHRSVPLREALAFTFSRLIGWRLRVGKRD; this is encoded by the coding sequence GTGCAACTGAGTAGTACGCCGACCACAGTCCCTTCTCGTCGGGTAAAACAGGAAATTATCCGCAAGACCTTCCGCTACTCTGTGCGGGAAGGTATCTTTGCACAGGTGTATGGCAATCTGGCGCAGATCGGCAGCTCATTTATCACCAAACTGATGGTGATGCTGGGTGCCACACCGCTACAATACAGCCTGCTTTCAGCCTTGGGACAACTCTCGGCGATCTGGCAGCCTTTGGGAGTGGCATTTTCCCACCATACCTCCCAAAGGAAGTGGCCCTGCGTGTGGATAACCGCTGTGGGACGTTTTCTTACGCTCTTTTTGGGACTGGCCTTGCTCTTCAAAGACCAACAGCAGGGAATATGGTTTATGCTGGCACTACTCTTTTTCAGTGCCGGGTTTCAGGCAGTGGGCGCCAATATCTGGATTGCCTGGATCAGCGACCTCATCCCCCTCAGGATCCGGGGACGCTTCTTTTCCACCCGCAATCAGATCCTCCTGATTATTGGCTTGATCTTCAGCTATCTGATATCCTACCATGTGGATCTCTTTGAACACAGTTCCAAAGCCATGCGCTACAAGATCATGCTGGGGCTGGATGCCTTCTTTGTGCCCCAGAATCAAGCCATCTTCTTGGCCTTTGTATATATCTTTGCCTCCATCATCGGCATCATCGGACTCTTCTTTTTGAGCCGGCAACCGGAGCGTAAACGGCTGCATCACAATGCAAAAAGCCTGCGCGAGATATTCCGTGAACCTTTTATGGACAAAGACTTCCGTTTGCTGCTTGTTTTTGGCTCGCTATGGATGTTTGCTACTGGAGTTGGCAGTCCCTTCTGGGGGCCTTTCATGCTGAAGAACCTGCAGATGGGCCTGTTTCAAGTGCAGATGTATAACACTCTACACATGGGCTCTTCGCTATTGGCATTCAGCTTTTGGGGCAGATTCATCGATCGCTTCGGCAATAAAACCGCAATGAAGATTTGCGTGTGTCTGGGCGGTTTGAACCCCGTATTCTGGCTCTTTATGAGTGCACAGAACTACTCCCTGCTCTGGCTTGAAGGTGTGTTAAGCGGATTTATGTGGGCTGGAACCGGGATTGTGACCACAAACTTTGTGCTCTCCATTGCCCCAAAACGGCGGGAGCAAGCTTATAGCGGCATCTATGCGGCAGTTACAGGTATCTTTATGATGAGTTCAACCCTGGCCAGCGGTGTCTTCTACCCCAATAGCCTGGATCTCGGTTTTCGCACTCTGGATCCGGAACAAGTGGTATTCGGAGTGGGTGCGCTCCTGCGCTGGGCAGCCATCATCCCTCTGATGCTGGTGCGCGAACATCGGAGCGTGCCTCTACGAGAAGCGCTTGCTTTCACTTTCAGCCGATTGATTGGCTGGCGTTTGAGGGTAGGTAAACGGGATTGA
- a CDS encoding DUF1838 family protein — translation MRRLFALLLFFPLFLSANEAEQRYLTDYLRVIGDLNGAETVFHYSGTVYSIVPDQKSMELFDFEGFSIARIDSSEAGYRLMGKEVGLFLDHRTSEVLKNWRNPFTQATVPVIHIWNDPVNQRFEYDAKTIPYIRQFLPSTVIEESIVYHSELFPFYPHVLSRKLFGDHVQSDYFQSAELREYRAKLADLENVQASSVPAEISFTWICPWLPFMRMGDREGQMLFVLRGRKLEHGYSDLPQHIRDTVKSINPDFAHSPREYLEPDMNPWIYFRDLQQNTVETP, via the coding sequence ATGCGCAGACTCTTTGCCCTGCTGCTCTTCTTTCCGCTCTTTCTGAGCGCCAATGAAGCGGAACAACGCTATTTGACAGACTATCTGCGGGTAATTGGTGATCTCAACGGAGCAGAGACCGTCTTCCATTATTCCGGTACTGTATATAGTATTGTGCCAGATCAGAAGAGCATGGAGCTCTTTGATTTTGAGGGTTTTAGCATCGCCAGAATTGACAGCAGCGAGGCCGGCTACCGTCTGATGGGAAAAGAGGTGGGGCTATTTTTGGATCATCGCACTTCAGAGGTACTAAAGAACTGGAGAAATCCCTTCACGCAAGCAACGGTCCCCGTAATCCACATCTGGAACGATCCCGTAAACCAACGCTTTGAATACGATGCCAAGACTATCCCCTATATCCGGCAGTTTCTGCCTTCCACAGTGATCGAAGAAAGCATCGTATATCACTCGGAGCTCTTTCCCTTCTATCCGCACGTACTCTCCCGCAAACTCTTTGGAGATCATGTTCAGAGCGACTACTTTCAATCTGCCGAGTTGCGCGAGTATCGGGCAAAACTGGCTGATCTGGAAAATGTTCAAGCCAGTTCTGTGCCTGCTGAGATATCCTTTACCTGGATATGCCCCTGGTTACCCTTCATGAGGATGGGAGACCGCGAAGGACAGATGCTCTTTGTGCTGAGAGGCAGAAAGCTGGAGCATGGCTATAGTGATCTGCCACAACACATCCGTGACACCGTAAAGAGTATTAACCCGGACTTTGCACATAGCCCACGGGAATATCTGGAACCAGACATGAATCCTTGGATCTATTTTAGAGATCTTCAGCAAAACACCGTGGAAACTCCCTGA
- the obgE gene encoding GTPase ObgE, which translates to MFIDYAKIRIKAGNGGDGAVSFRREKFVPKGGPDGGDGGRGGSIIVRGDTNVNTLLDYRFTKTFKAPNGIPGAGGRKTGPSGEDLILPMPLGTEIFQILENGKKIKLADVTEAEELVVLAKGGRGGKGNSNFATPTNQAPRHATPGKHTEEIELELVLKLMADVGLVGFPNAGKSTLLSVLSAARPKIADYEFTTLEPMLGVVKVSDYRHFVMADIPGIIEGAHMGKGLGHQFLRHIQRTSILLYLIDINSEDPVEAYRSLKAELYLYDSFMEKKPFTILLSKIDTIPEAERIARIAEVSELFRQITSHKVLAVSSVGNIGLEALKYHLYKQIQDSL; encoded by the coding sequence TTGTTTATCGATTATGCAAAAATCCGCATCAAAGCGGGTAATGGCGGAGATGGCGCAGTAAGCTTCCGGCGCGAGAAGTTTGTCCCCAAAGGCGGCCCCGACGGCGGTGATGGCGGTCGTGGAGGCAGCATCATTGTAAGGGGGGACACGAACGTGAATACCCTGTTGGATTATCGCTTTACTAAAACCTTCAAAGCCCCAAACGGCATTCCCGGTGCCGGAGGGCGCAAAACCGGACCCAGCGGGGAAGACTTGATCCTGCCTATGCCTCTAGGCACGGAGATATTCCAGATTTTGGAAAATGGCAAGAAGATCAAACTGGCCGATGTTACAGAAGCCGAAGAGCTTGTAGTGCTGGCAAAAGGGGGGCGCGGAGGTAAGGGAAACAGCAATTTTGCCACGCCCACAAATCAAGCGCCACGCCACGCCACACCGGGTAAACACACCGAAGAAATTGAACTGGAATTAGTACTGAAACTAATGGCCGATGTGGGACTGGTGGGCTTTCCCAATGCCGGTAAATCCACTCTGCTCTCTGTGCTTTCCGCCGCTCGTCCCAAAATCGCTGATTATGAATTTACCACTTTGGAACCAATGCTGGGAGTAGTGAAAGTCTCTGATTATCGGCACTTTGTAATGGCAGACATCCCTGGCATCATCGAAGGCGCTCACATGGGTAAGGGCTTGGGACATCAGTTCCTGCGCCACATTCAACGTACCAGCATACTGCTCTATCTCATCGATATCAACAGTGAAGACCCCGTGGAAGCCTATCGCTCTCTGAAAGCGGAACTGTATCTCTACGATAGCTTTATGGAGAAAAAGCCCTTTACGATACTCCTCAGCAAGATCGATACCATCCCCGAAGCGGAACGAATTGCCAGAATCGCAGAAGTAAGCGAGCTGTTCCGACAGATCACTTCACACAAAGTACTGGCCGTCTCCAGCGTGGGCAATATCGGCTTGGAAGCGCTGAAATACCATCTTTATAAACAGATACAGGATTCACTGTGA
- the dprA gene encoding DNA-processing protein DprA yields the protein MTQEQYQSWLCLKTAPKLSFRQCLELLNHYPEPTEFVGHKDHPLYHSGLVDAESSVYLQAGALPANFTQIQKLMQHYNIRALNIHEYPARLRDIYAAPLILYYRGNPDCLQREKNLGVVGTRHPTAYGREMCVKLISPLCRQKVNIISGLALGVDSVAHHTALKEGTSTVAVMACGLENTYPPQNRDLADRVIQNGILISEYEPGTKPDRWNFPARNRIISALSELVFIVEGHIDSGALLTAKNALQQNRDVCAMPGNINNRNAEGPNHLIKHGASLINCPEDLQLLMGLQTDKVPQIELECILSADEQLVCDLLKTEQKALAFDEILVTTRFSVGRLSTVLTNLELKGLLAKEGGSSFFLL from the coding sequence GTGACACAGGAACAATATCAGAGCTGGCTATGCCTGAAAACCGCTCCGAAACTTAGCTTCCGGCAGTGCCTGGAACTACTGAATCATTACCCCGAACCCACAGAATTTGTTGGGCACAAAGATCATCCCCTGTATCATAGCGGCCTGGTCGATGCTGAAAGTTCGGTATATCTGCAAGCTGGAGCTCTGCCCGCAAACTTCACTCAGATTCAAAAGCTGATGCAGCATTACAACATCCGGGCTTTGAACATTCACGAATATCCCGCCCGTCTGCGTGACATCTATGCGGCGCCTTTGATCCTATATTACCGCGGCAATCCGGATTGCTTGCAAAGAGAGAAGAATTTGGGTGTAGTGGGAACCCGACATCCCACGGCTTATGGCAGAGAAATGTGTGTGAAGCTGATCTCTCCATTGTGTCGGCAAAAGGTGAACATCATTAGTGGATTGGCTCTGGGAGTGGATTCCGTAGCCCATCATACTGCCCTGAAGGAAGGAACCAGCACCGTGGCTGTGATGGCCTGTGGTTTGGAAAATACCTATCCGCCCCAGAACCGGGATTTGGCAGACAGAGTGATCCAAAACGGCATCCTGATCAGCGAATATGAACCGGGTACAAAGCCCGACAGATGGAACTTCCCCGCCCGAAATCGCATCATCAGCGCATTGTCTGAACTGGTCTTTATCGTAGAAGGACACATCGACAGCGGTGCCCTGCTCACCGCCAAAAACGCTTTACAACAAAACCGCGATGTCTGCGCTATGCCAGGAAATATCAATAACCGCAACGCCGAAGGACCCAATCATCTCATCAAACACGGTGCTTCCCTCATCAACTGCCCCGAGGATCTGCAGCTCCTGATGGGACTTCAGACCGATAAAGTACCTCAGATCGAGCTGGAATGCATCCTCAGCGCCGATGAACAACTGGTGTGTGACCTTCTTAAGACAGAGCAAAAAGCCCTCGCTTTCGATGAAATCCTGGTAACAACCCGCTTCAGCGTAGGCAGGCTCTCCACTGTGCTCACCAATCTGGAGTTGAAGGGACTCCTGGCCAAAGAGGGAGGCAGCAGCTTCTTTTTGCTCTAA
- a CDS encoding M14 family metallopeptidase, with amino-acid sequence MKPIQGLAIWLGSMFLITGCVYQGINQYPFSSALPRYHDLLPFLNSIIGQYPGSIEHRILGFSGTEHLPIYAVEIGKGNRNILIIGQHHADELLGLAISQHMIRELSSGGQSDAGIRAVLEEYRIWIVPSINPEGWRVVSDGSTRVKRKNNRDTDENGKLDLRTDGVDLNRNYPVFWDQDTEVNHMSSYYKGSDPSSEDEVKAIISLSRKIPFELAIFYHSSITGALNERIFLPAVAEESSSYLKLQELAEFYAAKVPRDYYRGTYTVHRGSSSRVGNARNFFYHSQNAAAMLIEVGGVNRWGQSITHPSQNMVERINKRHFKAFMALLKYMSAG; translated from the coding sequence ATGAAACCAATACAGGGTCTTGCCATCTGGCTGGGAAGCATGTTTCTAATCACTGGCTGCGTATATCAGGGCATAAATCAATACCCATTCAGCTCTGCCCTGCCAAGATACCATGATCTGCTGCCGTTTCTGAATTCCATTATTGGCCAATATCCTGGATCCATTGAGCATCGCATCCTGGGTTTTTCCGGCACAGAACATTTACCCATCTATGCTGTCGAAATTGGGAAGGGAAACCGCAACATCCTGATCATCGGGCAGCATCATGCAGACGAGCTTTTGGGGCTGGCTATCAGTCAACATATGATCCGCGAACTCAGTAGCGGCGGGCAGAGTGATGCTGGGATTCGGGCAGTGTTGGAGGAATATCGCATTTGGATAGTGCCGAGCATCAATCCGGAAGGCTGGCGAGTGGTGAGTGACGGATCTACGCGTGTGAAGCGCAAAAACAACCGTGATACAGATGAAAATGGGAAACTGGATCTGCGTACCGACGGAGTGGATTTGAACCGCAATTACCCTGTATTTTGGGATCAGGACACAGAGGTCAATCACATGAGTTCATATTACAAAGGCAGTGATCCCTCCTCCGAAGACGAAGTCAAGGCTATCATCAGCCTGAGCCGCAAGATTCCCTTTGAGCTTGCCATCTTCTATCATTCATCCATCACCGGAGCATTGAACGAACGTATCTTTTTGCCTGCGGTTGCCGAGGAGAGCTCCTCTTATCTGAAACTGCAGGAGTTGGCAGAATTCTATGCCGCAAAGGTACCACGGGATTACTATCGGGGCACATACACAGTGCACAGGGGCAGTAGTTCCAGAGTGGGGAATGCGCGTAACTTCTTTTACCACAGTCAGAATGCTGCAGCAATGCTGATAGAGGTGGGAGGCGTAAACCGCTGGGGACAGAGCATCACACATCCTTCTCAGAATATGGTGGAGCGCATCAATAAACGCCATTTCAAGGCATTTATGGCATTGTTGAAGTACATGAGTGCGGGGTAA
- a CDS encoding regulatory protein RecX produces the protein MILKYWTKNKRLSYLSLDNELWGVLPTGTLHYLFPFAAELQIDESRTEELKNELRKRAWAQITEYLAKSEHSEYQCRNYLYKQQYHVSIIEQCIGICKDKHYIDDRRFATLYISALLERGKSRRAILQKLSEHRIPREICDELIQELDEPEQNLGKLIEQISALLHKYRDEEPRKAKEKIFASLYRKGFDLDMINEAWREIHQ, from the coding sequence ATGATTCTGAAGTATTGGACGAAGAATAAACGCCTCAGTTATCTAAGTCTGGACAATGAATTGTGGGGGGTTCTGCCAACCGGAACCCTCCATTACCTTTTTCCCTTTGCGGCAGAGCTTCAGATCGATGAAAGCCGCACTGAAGAGCTAAAGAACGAACTACGTAAAAGAGCCTGGGCGCAGATCACCGAATACCTGGCCAAAAGCGAACATAGCGAATATCAATGCCGTAACTACCTGTATAAACAGCAGTATCACGTATCCATCATTGAACAATGCATCGGCATCTGTAAAGATAAGCACTACATCGATGACCGGCGTTTTGCTACACTATATATCTCAGCTTTGCTGGAACGCGGAAAGAGCCGCCGCGCCATCTTGCAAAAGCTGAGCGAACATCGCATCCCCCGTGAGATTTGTGATGAACTGATTCAAGAGCTGGATGAACCGGAGCAAAACCTGGGAAAGCTGATAGAACAGATCTCCGCGCTGCTGCACAAATACCGCGATGAAGAACCTCGCAAAGCCAAAGAGAAGATATTTGCCTCGCTGTATCGGAAAGGCTTTGATCTGGATATGATAAACGAAGCCTGGCGGGAAATCCACCAATGA
- the recA gene encoding recombinase RecA — translation MLDKNKDAALKTAISQLEKKFGVGTLMRLGDKPMKTVDVIPTGAFNLDIALGIGGVPKGRITEIYGAEASGKTTLSLHVAAECQKLGGIVAFVDAEHALDVSYAKRLGVQTDNMLLSQPDGGEQALEVTETLVRSSAVDLIIVDSVAALVPKQEIEGNMGDSHVGLQARLMSQALRKLTAIVSKSNTAVIFINQTRIKIGAPAFVNPETTTGGVALKFYSSLRLEVRFAGAIKETGGDTQVVGARTKVKVVKNKFAPPFKTVEFPIIFGEGISHLDILIDMASNYDIVKKSGSWYAYNDEKLGQGLEKTKQYLSENPNLLQEIEDKLRAKVTPEEFIGENTDNDSEVLDEE, via the coding sequence ATGCTGGATAAAAACAAAGATGCAGCCTTGAAAACCGCTATTTCCCAACTTGAGAAGAAATTCGGAGTGGGCACTTTAATGCGCCTGGGAGACAAACCCATGAAGACAGTCGATGTTATTCCCACCGGAGCTTTCAATCTAGATATCGCCCTCGGTATTGGCGGCGTGCCAAAAGGCAGGATTACAGAGATCTATGGCGCCGAAGCAAGCGGAAAAACAACCCTCAGTTTGCATGTGGCAGCAGAGTGTCAGAAGCTGGGCGGGATCGTGGCATTCGTGGATGCGGAGCATGCTCTGGATGTATCTTATGCCAAAAGACTTGGCGTTCAGACCGATAACATGCTGCTATCTCAACCGGACGGCGGAGAGCAGGCACTGGAAGTAACTGAGACTTTGGTAAGAAGCTCTGCAGTGGATCTGATCATTGTGGACTCTGTGGCAGCTTTGGTGCCAAAACAGGAGATAGAAGGCAATATGGGAGACAGCCATGTAGGCCTGCAAGCACGTCTGATGAGCCAGGCTCTGCGCAAGCTTACTGCCATAGTATCAAAGAGTAACACAGCAGTGATCTTCATCAACCAAACCCGCATCAAGATTGGCGCTCCTGCGTTTGTGAATCCTGAAACTACCACCGGCGGAGTGGCGCTGAAGTTTTACAGTTCCCTGCGCTTGGAAGTGCGTTTTGCCGGCGCCATCAAAGAAACTGGCGGCGATACTCAGGTAGTGGGTGCGCGCACCAAGGTGAAAGTGGTGAAGAACAAATTTGCCCCACCGTTCAAAACAGTAGAATTCCCCATCATCTTTGGCGAAGGTATCTCTCATCTGGACATCCTAATCGATATGGCTTCCAACTATGATATCGTGAAGAAGAGCGGATCCTGGTATGCCTATAACGATGAAAAACTGGGGCAGGGTCTGGAGAAAACCAAGCAGTATCTTTCCGAAAATCCCAATCTTTTGCAGGAAATCGAAGATAAACTGAGAGCCAAAGTGACCCCGGAAGAGTTCATCGGCGAAAACACCGACAATGATTCTGAAGTATTGGACGAAGAATAA